In the Flagellimonas sp. HMM57 genome, one interval contains:
- the wecC gene encoding UDP-N-acetyl-D-mannosamine dehydrogenase, whose amino-acid sequence MDKKPEVVMMGLGYIGLPTAALIAQNKTSVHGVDINPHVVKTINAGKIHIIEPELDKAVESAVEDGYLKADITPVEANNYLIVVPTPFKDKNEPDTSFVHAATEVIIPLLKKGDLYIIESTSPIGTTEKMMQFIFEKRPELKGQLHIAYCPERVLPGNVMFELVNNDRVIGGVDKASTDKAVEFYSQFIKGQLHKTNARTAEMCKLVENSSRDVQIAFANELSLICDKADINVWELIELANKHPRVNILQPGCGVGGHCIAVDPYFIVADYPMESKIIGTAREINNYKSFWCAEKVKNAKLEFEIKHGRKPSIALMGLAFKPNIDDLRESPAKYIVQKVLQNANDEEYFIVEPNIESHKVFKLTNYQEAVERADIVVFLVAHNEFKSIEINEGTVVLDFCGVDKKRILSNNFY is encoded by the coding sequence ATGGATAAAAAACCTGAAGTTGTGATGATGGGGCTCGGTTATATTGGGCTTCCCACTGCCGCTTTGATTGCTCAGAACAAAACCTCGGTTCATGGGGTAGACATTAATCCACATGTTGTCAAAACCATAAATGCTGGTAAAATACATATTATTGAGCCAGAGTTGGATAAAGCCGTTGAAAGCGCTGTAGAGGATGGATATCTAAAAGCTGATATTACTCCTGTTGAAGCTAACAACTACCTTATAGTGGTTCCAACACCTTTTAAGGATAAAAATGAGCCAGACACGTCATTCGTTCATGCAGCTACAGAGGTTATCATTCCCCTTTTAAAAAAGGGAGACCTTTATATCATTGAATCTACATCACCCATTGGCACAACTGAAAAGATGATGCAATTTATCTTTGAAAAAAGACCGGAACTAAAAGGTCAACTCCACATAGCTTACTGTCCAGAAAGAGTGCTCCCAGGAAATGTTATGTTTGAACTGGTAAATAATGATAGGGTAATTGGCGGAGTTGACAAGGCATCAACCGATAAGGCGGTAGAATTTTACTCTCAATTTATTAAGGGACAACTTCATAAAACCAATGCTAGAACAGCCGAGATGTGCAAATTGGTGGAAAATTCCTCTAGAGATGTTCAAATAGCATTTGCAAATGAACTATCGCTGATTTGTGATAAAGCGGACATTAACGTTTGGGAACTGATAGAACTTGCAAATAAACACCCCAGAGTAAATATATTACAACCCGGATGTGGAGTTGGAGGACATTGTATCGCAGTGGACCCCTATTTTATAGTTGCCGATTACCCTATGGAGTCAAAAATTATTGGGACAGCTCGCGAGATAAATAACTATAAGTCTTTCTGGTGTGCTGAAAAAGTTAAGAATGCCAAATTGGAGTTCGAAATAAAACACGGAAGAAAACCAAGCATAGCATTGATGGGCTTGGCCTTTAAACCAAATATCGATGATTTGAGGGAATCTCCTGCAAAGTATATAGTTCAAAAAGTACTTCAAAATGCGAATGATGAAGAATATTTTATTGTGGAACCTAATATAGAAAGCCATAAGGTATTCAAGCTAACCAATTATCAAGAAGCGGTAGAAAGGGCAGATATCGTTGTTTTTTTGGTTGCTCATAATGAGTTTAAATCTATTGAAATAAACGAAGGGACGGTAGTCTTGGATTTTTGCGGAGTCGATAAGAAGCGAATTCTATCGAACAACTTCTATTGA
- the wecB gene encoding non-hydrolyzing UDP-N-acetylglucosamine 2-epimerase, producing MAPLVKEFQKHPNIFETRVCVTAQHREMLDQVLRFFEIIPDYDLDLMRPNQNLHTLTAAIITQLKTVFDEYEPDFVYVHGDTTTTMASSLAAFYAGVKVCHVEAGLRTFDMQSPFPEEMNRSVTGVISNVHFAPTITSMKNLLKENKESNTILVTGNTVIDALKYSVNKVTSVDFYDSEVAELNSVIDTEKKVILVTGHRRENHGQGFINICDALKQLAISYPKIQIVYPVHLNPNVKKPVHEMLGDIDNIKLISPLSYPAFVWLMNKSYMIITDSGGVQEEAPSLGKPVLVMRNTTERPEAVEAGTVILVGTDRQKIILESTKLLEDGQAYSKMSMLHNPYGDGNACKKIVDYISKIQ from the coding sequence ATGGCACCATTGGTAAAGGAATTTCAGAAACATCCAAATATTTTTGAAACACGGGTTTGCGTAACGGCTCAGCATAGAGAAATGTTGGATCAGGTACTTCGCTTTTTCGAAATCATACCTGATTATGATTTGGATTTGATGCGACCAAATCAGAATTTACATACGCTCACAGCAGCTATAATTACACAACTTAAAACAGTATTTGATGAGTACGAGCCTGATTTTGTCTATGTTCATGGAGACACGACCACCACAATGGCATCTAGTTTGGCAGCGTTTTATGCTGGAGTAAAAGTATGCCATGTAGAAGCTGGTCTCAGAACTTTTGATATGCAGTCCCCTTTTCCTGAGGAAATGAACAGGAGTGTTACCGGGGTAATTTCAAATGTACACTTTGCACCAACAATTACCTCAATGAAAAACCTACTCAAAGAGAACAAAGAAAGCAACACTATTTTAGTTACTGGAAATACTGTCATAGATGCATTAAAGTATAGTGTCAACAAAGTAACATCGGTTGATTTCTATGACTCAGAAGTGGCTGAGTTGAATAGTGTAATTGATACAGAAAAGAAGGTGATTTTAGTTACGGGACATCGCAGAGAAAACCACGGGCAGGGCTTTATTAATATTTGTGATGCTTTAAAGCAACTTGCGATTTCTTATCCGAAAATTCAAATTGTCTATCCAGTGCATTTGAACCCAAATGTTAAAAAACCAGTCCACGAAATGCTGGGAGATATTGATAATATTAAATTAATTTCCCCTTTGTCTTATCCAGCATTTGTTTGGTTGATGAACAAGTCTTATATGATTATTACGGATAGTGGCGGGGTACAAGAAGAAGCACCTAGTTTGGGAAAACCGGTCTTGGTTATGCGGAATACTACCGAGCGACCAGAAGCGGTTGAGGCTGGAACGGTGATTTTGGTGGGAACGGATAGGCAAAAAATCATTTTGGAATCAACAAAATTGCTTGAAGATGGACAAGCCTATTCAAAAATGAGTATGCTTCACAATCCATATGGAGATGGCAATGCATGTAAAAAAATAGTAGATTATATATCTAAAATTCAATAA